The Salmo salar chromosome ssa04, Ssal_v3.1, whole genome shotgun sequence genomic sequence TCTCCCCTGGTCGCTGTGAATAGACTGTGGCACCCCAAACCGACTGATTATTCCCCCCACCAACGCATCAACTACTGTCTCTGCCTCCTGGTCTGGGAGAGCGTAAGCCTCCGGCCACTTGGTGAAGTAGTCCATAGCGGTTAGAATCCacctgttacctctgtctgtggTTGGAAACGGCCCCACTATGTCTACCCCCAGTCTCTCCATAGGCTCCCCTACTGGGAATTGTTGTAGGAGGgcgtgtgactgacctggaggtcCTTTTTTAGCAGCACACTCGTCGCACTGCCTACAAAAGTCCTCAACATCCCTCCTGTGCCTGGCCCAATAGAAGCCTTTACGCATGCGCTTTAACGTTTTGGAGACCCCAAAATGCCCTGCGCCAACTCCCCCATGAAGCTGCTGTAACACGCTCCCCTGCAGCCTTTTGGGCACCACTACCTGCCACGTAATTTCTCCAGTCGCTGGCTTTTTCCACCCCCTCTGGAGCACTCCCTCAGCCACTCTAAGGACTGTGAAtttagcccacagtcccttggtgACTGGTGATAGAGGGGCTACTTCCCCCCACGGCGGTCGTCTTCTCTCTTCCACCCACCGCAGCACAGGACGCAGCTCTGCGTCCTCCTACTGGCAACGCCTCCACTCCCCAACGTCCACAGCCTCAAGCTCCcggcactctgtcacactcagctGACTCACCGTGGCGGTGACTCCCTCCTCCCTgcacagttctctctctcgctccactcgTTTGGCGCAGTACCCACAGCCATCCTCAGCACACGGGCGGCGGGACAAGGCGTCTGCATTGCTGTGGCGAAGGCCGGCTCTGTGCTCCACCTGGAAGTCGTAGGGTTGCAGCTCCTCCAGCCAGCGGGCAATCTGACCCTCTGGCTCCTTGAAGGAGAGAAGCCACTGCAGGGCGGAGTGATCCGTCCGGACCACAAACGGCAGGCCCCCCAGGTAGTACTTGAAATGGCGTACTGCCGCCACGACAGCCAAAAGCTCTCTCCTTGTCACGCAGTAGCGTTTTTCAGCCTTATCAAAAGTCCTGCTGTAATAAGCTACTACGTGTTCCCCATCAGGACCACGCTGAGCCAGCACAGCCCCCAAACCCTCATTGCTTGCGTCGGTGTCCAGGATGAACGGACGGTTCGGGTCTGGTGAGGCCAGGACAGGGGCCTCCATCAGGGCACGTTTGAGAGCCTCAAACGCCCGCTGGTGCTCTTCGGTCCACTGAAAAACAGTGTCCTCCTTGAGAAGGTGGTTCAACGGAGCCGCTACCCCCGCAAACCCCTTCACAAACCTACGATAGTAGGATGCCAGCCCCAGGAAGCTCTTAacctctttttttccccctggaactggccacccctcacagcctctACTTTGTCTGGCATCGTGCTGATGCCCTCACCACCCAGCTGATGCCCCAGGAACGCCACCTCCCTTTGCATGAAATGGCACTTTCCCGGATGTAATTTTAGCCCCGCCCCCGAGATCCTCTCCAACACTCGCTTAAGTGCCCCCAGTGCCCCCTCGAACGATGTGCCGTGCACCAATATGTCGTCTAGGTACACAGCACACTCGTCTCTCGGAACCCCCGCCAGCACTCTGTCCATGAGCCTCTCAAAGGTGGCAGGAGCATTACAGAGCCCGAAGCACAGCACCTTGAACTGCCAATGGCCCCTATCTGTGGAGAAGGCCGTTTTTTCACATGCCCCTGGCGAGAGGGGCACCTGCCAGTAGCCACTGCGCAGATCAAGGGAGGAGAACCACGAGGACCCTCTCACGTGGTCTAGCGACTCATCAATCCTCGGTAGGGGATAAGAGTCTTTAGTGGTGACAGAATTTAGGCCCCTGTAGTCAACACAAAACCTAAGTTTACCCCCTTTCTTAGGCACCATGACGACCGGCGCGGACCATGGGCTATCTGATGGCTCAATGAAATCAGCCCGCAACATGTCAACAATAGCTGTGTCTGCTGCTTCCCTCCTGGCAAGGGGAATATGACGGGGCCGAATTTTAATGGGTCGGGCGTCCCCAGTGTCTATTTCGTGCTGAACTAGGTGCGTTTGTCCTACCTCATCTTCCCTCCAAGCGAAGCTATCTTTAAAGTCCAACAGCAGCTGCTTTAACTGTCTCTGTTGTCTGTCATCCAGACCCTGACAGTTCTTCAGCCACACAGCCTCGACGGCGTCGATAGCTTCCTCCTTCCCCCCGTCGGGCTGATGGGGTGAAGGAGCCAGTGTGTTTTGGGCTACTGAGCTGCCTGTGCTTGCACCATGATGGGGAGTGAAGGCCGTCGCCGCCGGAGACAGCTGCTGGAATGGCACAACGACCAAGGGAGCAGCCGGGATGACCGGTGGAGTTTCTGCAAGCTTGGAGGAAGACGGAGGGATAGCCCTGCCCCCTGCTGGCTCTCCCGAAGGCGACATTCCCACTGTGGGCCCCCCCGACAGCCTCAAAGTGCCCGACGCTAAGTCCAACTGAGCCCCACAGTTTTTCAAAAAGTCCATTCCCAGTATACAGGGGTCCTGCACCGCTGCTACCCACGCCAGACACCCCACAGTTCTCCCCCCCACAGTCACAGATAGCTGAAACTTCCCTAACATGGGGGCTAGCTCCCCTGTGACAGTCCGTAGCTGGACAAGGGTCGGCTCCACCCGCACCCCAACAGGTAGTATGTCTGGTCTCACCAGGGTTACTGTAGAGCCCGTGTCGACCAGGGCCAAACATTCCACCCCCTCTACCTTGACGATGACATTGCAGAAGTCCCCAACGGTGGTACGTCCCACCACAACTACCGGATTAGGAAACACGGTGGCAGTTACACCCTGGGGGAGCAGGTCCCCACCCTCTTGTCTGCGCTGCAGGGTACCTCTTTTGCTTACAGTGGGTTTGGGGCCGGGGGGGTGGGTCCGCGCTGCCCCCTGCGCGAGAACCCGCCGTCGTTTCCCTGGTGACGGGGGAATCTGCCACACTCCCGCTGAATGTGGCCAGGCTGGCCACAACCCCAGCAGACAATAGGAGTTGAGCTGACACTGCGACGCTGCCTGGAGCCCCTCTCCATGACAAGCGAAGCAGTCTTGACTAGCCCGCCCAACTCGTCGACCCACTCTGGTTTTGTGACCCCTGGCACCCCAGCCACCACTGCTCTCACCTCTGGTTGACTGGCGACTTCCACTCTCACTCCCTCACCCCAGATCAGCTCCCTCTTCCTGGCTATCTCCACTGCAGCCCGCAGAGATGGTGGGTCCGCCATCTGAACATGCTTACCCAGTTCGGTGGAAGAGAGCGCTCTAATAAAACTGTCCCGTGCCAGCTCGTCTTGCACCCCAATCGGCATAGTTGCATAAGCCCGCCTGGTCAGGGTCAGAATACCACTTGCCAACGCCTTTAATGATTCCCCCTGAAGTCTCTTTTTGTTACTCAGTTCAATCCGCAGCATGTTGGGCTGCGCGTCGCTGCCGGAACGACCCCCCAATGCCTCCACTAGCGCACCGTAGTCGCTCCTCTCGTCCGGGGCTAGCGTTAACAGGCATTCCGACGCCTCCTCTGTCAGGCTCAGGGCAAGCTGTAACGCTTTCGTCTCGTCAGACCACCTCCCGGCTCTAGCCAACAACTCGAATTGAGTGAAAAAAACTTCCCATTTACCTTGTCCATTGAACTTTGGTAGTTTAGCCGCTACCGTGGCTAATGGCAATAGGCCGCTGCCATCTCTGTTTACATAAGCAGGCCCCGCCATTTCCGCACCTGGTGACGTCGATATCCCCGTCGCCGTGACGTCTGCTCTCGAGCGGTGTGAAGGAAAACCCGCCAGTTCTGCCATCTTGCTGACTGACAATTTAACTCCCGCCATGTGGCCCTCCAGCTCTTCTACGGCAGTCGCCGCCCGACCCTCCCGACCGGGTACCCCCGAGCCCACAACGGACACATTGTCCGACTCTTCCTTAATTTTCCGCCTCGCCCCAAGCATCATGACCGTAGATGCGAGTCACGCTAAAGCTAACCCGGCCTATACTAAACAGCTAACTCGCCTAGTCTTGATCCCGTAGTTCGAAAGCACTTCTGACGCCAATGTAAtgacccggctgggtcataaaggaaaaagagacggactctaggtgtgcaggtcagaacacaggtttattcctaaactgggctattgttcaggccacagcccacgccgcTAAATGCCGAATGTACACAATTATACCAAGTCTAATTAATGTTTactcccataggaacagatcaaggccccgaacagaaagagagagaagatgagacagtaatccctatttatcatttccaaatcccgcgggattacccatcatacccccccaacctttccctctgtcctgacatatttaacccctgctagtagccatgagaaccataacacacccacaaacacagaacacaataccgggtcgttactatatatatatatatatatatatatatattttttttttttttttctcgcctttatttaaccaggtaggctagttgagaacaagttctcatttgcaactgcgacctggccaagataaagcatagcagttagacacatacaacaacacagagttacacatggaatgaacaaaacatacagtcaataatacagtagaaaaaaagaaaacaaaaagtctatatacagtgagtgcaaattaggtaaaataagggaattaaggcaataaataggccatggtggcaaagtaattacaatatggcaattaaacactggaatggtagatgtgcaaaagatggatgtgcaagtagagatactggggtgcaaaatgagcagaataaataaataaatacactatgGGGATGatgtagatagatgggctgtatacagatgggctatgaacaagtgcagtgatctgtgagctgctctgacagctggtgcttaaagctagtgagggagatgggaatctccagcttcagagatttttgcagttcgttccagtcattggcagcagataactggaaggaaaggcgaccaaaggaggaattggcttcgtagcacgcgctccagcaggtatatctcactgggtgctgctatggtgaccagcgagctgagataaggcggggctttacctagcagagacttgtagataacctgtagccagtgggtttggcgacgagtattaagtgagggccagccaacgagagcgtataggtcgcaatggtgggtagtgtatggggctttggtgacaaaatggatggcactgtgatagactgcatccagtttgttgagtagagtgttggaggctattttatagataacatcgccgaagtcgaggatcggtaggatggtcagttttacgagggtatgtttggcagcatgagtgaaggatgctttgttgcgaaataggaagccgattctagatttaattttggattggagatgcttaatatgagtctggaaggagagtttacagtctagccagacacctaggtatttatagttgtccacatattctaagtcagagccgtccagagtagtgatgctggatgggcgggcaggtgcccGGATGCGCTATGGACCTATTTAGGTCAAGTCACCAAAAGTGCCAACATGTAGTATGCATGGAAACTGTACACCCTGATGGTCAATGTAAAGCAATGCATTTCCTTCTCCACATTACCTTGTATGTATCCTCCACATGCGCTGTTGAGTTAGATCATTGTTAACAATAGGAAAGTGAATGGGAAAAGAGGTTTTAAGTTCCTTTACCTGTCTGTGTCTTATTTGTAATTGTTTAACAACATAACTTGAAAGCCCTGATTGCTAAGGTCATTTTAAGATGTCAGGCTTGAAAATCTTTTCCtccattttggaacagtgactCACTACCCAAACCAGATGCAACTGGTTTCAAGGGGGCAAGAGACGTCATGTGATGTACTACTGCTATCTGTTGGATGAACTGGGAATCAGACATCAATAGAAAGGTAGAGACTTCAGCTTTCCtcgtatgtacactaccgttcaaaagtttggggtcacttagaaatgtccttgtttttgaaagcaaTGCACATTTTTgggcccattaaaataacatcaaattgatcagaaatacagtgtagatattgttcatgttgtaaatgactattgtagctggaaacggctgattttttatggaaaatctacataggcgtacagaggcccattatcagcaaccatcactcctgtgttccaatggcatgttgtgttagctaatccaagtttatcattttaaaaggctaattgagcattagaaaacccttttgcaattatgttagcacagctgaaaactgttgtgctcgtTAAAGAAGCactaaaactggcctttagattagttgagtatctggagcgtcagcatttgtgggtttgattacaggctcaaaatggccagaaacaaataactttcttctgaaactcgtcagtctattcttgaagGCTAATaaaatgaaagctattccatgtgagaaattgccaagaatttgatgatcttgtacaatgctgtgtactacttccttcacagaagAGCGTGGGAGGCCCCGGAGCACAACTGAGCAAGTGGAcaaatacattagagtgtctagtttgagaaacagacgcctcacaagtcctcaactggcagcttcattaaatagtacccgcaaaaccccagtctcaacgtcaacagtgaagaggtgactctgggatgctggccttccaggcagagttgcaaagaaaaagccatatctcagactggccaataaaaataacagattaagatgggcaaaataacagacactggacagaggaactctgcctagaatcaaatcaaaccaaattggattacttacttacgagcccctaaccaacaatgctatTTAaagaaaatatggataagaataagagataaaagtaacaagtaattaatgagcagcaataaaataacaatagtgagactatatacaggggggtaccgatacagagtcaatgtgcgggggcaccggttagttgaggtcacggcccctctgcagtgcaggggcggttcctcctgcaggtagaggagggtcgttagtgattggagctggcgtgattggagccacctgggctcagggtatttaaaactgcttcactaaccactctgtctctctctccctgctcctccagttatgatcctgttttgtttgttcctttgtaggtttagttagtttccactcagtcatgttcccacacacagattcatgcatccatgcaccttacatacaccctacattatgacatttccacaccgcattcctttttctttgtttaaagttaatagttTTTGTTTACAATAAATAACCttttgattggcctatacctgttgttgctgtcccctcatttttgccacaggctatgagccggcctgtgacactatatacagggggggtgccaatacagagtcaatgtgtgggggcaccggttagttgaggtagaatatacatgtagatagagttattaaagtgacaatgcatagaagacaacagagagtagcaatggtgtaaagggggggggggggggcaatgaaaatggtctgggtagccatttgactagatgttcaggagtcttatggcttgtagaagctgtttagaagcctcttggacctagacttggcgctccggtaccgcttgccgtgcagtaacagagagaacagtctgtgactagggGGGCTGGAGTCATTGaacattttttagggccttcctctgacaccgcctggtatagaggtcctggatggcaggaagcttggctgcaTGATGTACTGGGgctttcgcactaccctctgtagtgccttgcggttggagtccatgcagttgccataccaggcagtgatgcaaccagtcaggatgctctcaatagtgcagctgtagaaccttttgaggatctgaggacccatggttttgtcttgcccacttcacgactgttttggtgtgcttggaccatgttagtttgttggtgatgtggacaccaagaaaatTGAAGCtcccaacctgctccactgcagccccgtcgatgagaatgggggcgtgctcagtcctctttttcctgtagtccacaatcatctcctttgtcttgatcacgttgagggagaggttgttgtcttggcaccacacggccaggtctctgaccttctccctataggttgtctcaacGTTGTCCGTGATCAGgtcaaccactgttgtgtcatcggcaaattgaatcaaatcaaatcaaaatcaaaatcaaatttatttttatatagcccttcgtacatcagctgatattctcaaagtgctgtacagaaacccagcctaaaaccccaaacagcaagcaaagcatgtgaaagaagcacggtggctaggaaaaactccctaggaaaaactccctagaaaggccaaaaacctaggaagaaacctagagaggaaccaggctatgaggggtggccagtcctcttctggctgtgcagggtggatattataacagaacatggtcaaaatgttaaaatgttaaaatgttcataaatgaccagcatggtcaaataataataatcatagtagttgtcgagggtgcaacaagcacgtccggtgaacaggtcagggttccatagccgcaggcagaacagttgaaactggagcagcagcacggccaggtggactggggacagcaaggagtcatcataccaggtagtcctgaggcatggtcctagggctcaggtcctccgagagaaagacagaaagagagaaagagagaattagagacagcatatttaaatacacacaggacaccggataagacaagagaaatactccagatgtaacagactgaccctagcccccgacacataaactactgcagcataaatactggaggctgagacaggagggatcagaagacactgtggccccatccgatgataccccggacagggccaaacaggcaggatataaccccacccactttgccaaagcacagcccccacaccactagagggatgtctccaaccaccaacttaccgtcctaagacaaggccgagtatagcccacaacgatctccgccatggcacaacccaagggggggcgccaacccagacaggaagaccacgtcagtgactcaacccactcaagtgacgcacccctcccatggacggcatggaagaacaccagtaggccagtgactcagcctctgtaaaagggttagaggcagagaatcccagtggaaagaggggaaccggcaaggcagagacagcaagggcggttcgttgctccagcctttccgttcaccttcacactcctgggccagactatacttaatcataggacctactgaagagataagtcttcagtaaagacttaaaggttgagactgagtctgcgtctctcacattggtaggcagaccattccataaaaatggagctctataggagaaagccctacctccagccgtttgcttagaaattctagggacaattaggaggcctgcgtcttgtgaccgtagcgtacgtgtaggtatgtacggcaggaccaaatcggaaagataggtaggagcaagcccatgtaatgctttgtaggttagcagtaaaaccttgaaatcagcccttgccttaacaggaagccagtgtagggaggctaacactggagtaatatgatcaaattttttggttctagtcaggattctagcagccgtatttagcactaactgaagtttatttagtgctttatccgggtagccggaaagtagagcattgcagtagtccagcctagaagtaacaaaagcatggattaatttttctgcgtcatttttggacagaaaatttctgatttttgcaatgttacgtagatggaaaaaagctgtccttgaaacagtcttgatatgttcttcaaaagagagatcagggtccagagtaacgccgaggtccttcacagttttatttgagacgactgtacaaccatccagattaattgtcagattcaacagaagatctctttgtttcttgggacctagaacaagcatctctgttttgtccgagtttaaaagtagaaagtttgcagccatccacttctttatgtctgaaacacaggcttctagcgagggcaattttggggcttcaccatgtttcattgaaatgtacagctgtgtgtcgtctgcatagcagtgaaatttaacattatgttttcgaatgacatcccc encodes the following:
- the LOC106603732 gene encoding LOW QUALITY PROTEIN: uncharacterized protein (The sequence of the model RefSeq protein was modified relative to this genomic sequence to represent the inferred CDS: inserted 1 base in 1 codon; substituted 1 base at 1 genomic stop codon), encoding MMLGARRKIKEESDNVSVVGSGVPGREGRAATAVEELEGHMAGVKLSVSKMAELAGFPSHRSRADVTATGISTSPGAEMAGPAYVNRDGSGLLPLATVAAKLPKFNGQGKWEVFFTQFELLARAGRWSDETKALQLALSLTEEASECLLTLAPDERSDYGALVEALGGRSGSDAQPNMLRIELSNKKRLQGESLKALASGILTLTRRAYATMPIGVQDELARDSFIRALSSTELGKHVQMADPPSLRAAVEIARKRELIWAWPHSAGVWQIPPSPGKRRRVLAQGAARTHPPGPKPTVSKRGTLQRRQEGGDLLPQGVTATVFPNPVVVVGRTTVGDFCNVIVKVEGVECLALVDTGSTVTLVRPDILPVGVRVEPTLVQLRTVTGELAPMLGKFQLSVTVGGRTVGCLAWVAAVQDPCILGMDFLKNCGAQLDLASGTLRLSGGPTVGMSPSGEPAGGRAIPPSSSKLAETPPVIPAAPLVVVPFQQLSPAATAFTPHHGASTGSSVAQNTLAPSPHQPDGGKEEAIDAVEAVWLKNCQGLDDRQQRQLKQLLLDFKDSFAWREDEVGQTHLVQHEIDTGDARPIKIRPRHIPLARREAADTAIVDMLRADFIEPSDSPWSAPVVMVPKKGGKLRFCVDYRGLNSVTTKDSYPLPRIDESLDHVRGSSWFSSLDLRSGYWQVPLSPGACEKTAFSTDRGHWQFKVLCFGLCNAPATFERLMDRVLAGVPRDECAVYLDDILVHGTSFEGALGALKRVLERISGAGLKLHPGKCHFMQREVAFLGHQLGGEGISTMPDKVEAVRXWPVPGGKKEVKSFLGLASYYRRFVKGFAGVAAPLNHLLKEDTVFQWTEEHQRAFEALKRALMEAPVLASPDPNRPFILDTDASNEGLGAVLAQRGPDGEHVVAYYSRTFDKAEKRYCVTRRELLAVVAAVRHFKYYLGGLPFVVRTDHSALQWLLSFKEPEGQIARWLEELQPYDFQVEHRAGLRHSNADALSRRPCAEDGCGYCAKRVERERELCREEGVTATVSQLSVTECRELEAVDVGEWRRCQXEDAELRPVLRWVEERRRPPWGEVAPLSPVTKGLWAKFTVLRVAEGVLQRGWKKPATGEITWQVVVPKRLQGSVLQQLHGGVGAGHFGVSKTLKRMRKGFYWARHRRDVEDFCRQCDECAAKKGPPGQSHALLQQFPVGEPMERLGVDIVGPFPTTDRGNRWILTAMDYFTKWPEAYALPDQEAETVVDALVGGIISRFGVPQSIHSDQGRNFESRVFSELCRRLGAEKTRTTPLHPQSDGLVERFNRTLAQQLAIVTSKHQRDWDTHLPFILMACRSAVQELTACSPALLMLGRELRTPAELTFGHPPDNNDGVLPGPNYVCRLQNRLEAAHTFAREQLENAGVHQKRHYDSRARGRHFGAGECVWLHNPTRKKGRCPKLDSAWVGPCLVIERVGEVTYWVEVPPRSRKVVVHRDRLAPYRGRKTVGNGS